Proteins encoded together in one Helicobacter pylori window:
- the cmoA gene encoding carboxy-S-adenosyl-L-methionine synthase CmoA, with protein MKDTLFNQSLNKRFCFDEKVAHVFDDMLERSIPYYHEMLDLGAYFIAQNLKENLNAKPLPKPLIYDLGCSTGNFFIALNQQIQQDIELVGIDNSMPMLKKAQEKLKDFNNARFECMDFLEVEFREASAFSLLFVLQFVRPMQREVLLKKIYNSLALNGVLLVGEKIMSEDRILDKQMIELYYLYKQNQGYSHNEIAFKREALENVLVPYSLKENIALLESVGFKHVEAVFKWVNFTLLVARKT; from the coding sequence ATGAAAGACACTCTGTTTAATCAATCCCTAAACAAACGCTTTTGTTTTGATGAGAAAGTCGCCCATGTTTTTGATGACATGCTGGAGCGTTCCATTCCTTACTATCATGAAATGTTGGATTTGGGGGCGTATTTTATCGCTCAAAATTTAAAAGAAAATCTCAATGCTAAGCCCTTGCCTAAGCCCTTGATTTATGATTTAGGTTGTTCTACCGGAAACTTTTTTATTGCGCTTAACCAACAAATCCAACAAGATATTGAGCTTGTAGGGATTGACAATTCCATGCCCATGCTCAAAAAAGCGCAAGAAAAATTAAAAGATTTTAACAATGCCCGTTTTGAATGCATGGATTTTTTAGAGGTTGAGTTTAGAGAAGCGAGCGCGTTTTCATTGCTTTTTGTGTTGCAATTTGTCCGCCCCATGCAAAGAGAGGTGTTGCTCAAAAAGATTTATAACAGCCTTGCGTTGAATGGGGTTTTATTGGTGGGCGAAAAGATCATGAGCGAAGATCGGATATTGGACAAGCAAATGATAGAGCTATACTACCTTTATAAACAAAATCAAGGCTATAGCCACAATGAAATCGCTTTCAAAAGGGAAGCGTTAGAAAATGTGCTTGTGCCTTATAGTCTAAAAGAAAATATCGCGCTTTTAGAAAGCGTGGGGTTTAAGCATGTGGAAGCGGTGTTTAAATGGGTGAATTTCACGCTGTTAGTCGCCAGAAAAACTTGA
- a CDS encoding chemotaxis signal transduction protein CheV, producing the protein MAEKTANDLKLSEIELVDFRIYGMQEGVPYEGIYGINVAKVQEIIPMPTLFEYPTNLDYIIGVFDLRSTIIPLIDLAKWIGIVPDKSKENEKIVIITEFNNIKMGFLVHSARRIRRISWKDVEPASFSASNSINRENITGTTRIENDKTLLILDLESILDDLKLNEDAKSTKEATPKQHFEGEVLFLDDSRTARKTLKNHLSKLGFSITEAVDGEDGLNKLEMLFKKYGDDLRKHLKFIISDVEMPKMDGYHFLFKLQKDPRFAYIPVIFNSSICDNYSAERAKEMGAVAYLVKFDAEKFTEEISKILDKNA; encoded by the coding sequence ATGGCAGAAAAAACAGCTAACGATTTAAAACTAAGCGAGATAGAACTCGTGGATTTTCGTATTTATGGCATGCAAGAGGGCGTCCCTTATGAGGGGATTTATGGCATTAATGTGGCTAAAGTCCAAGAAATCATCCCCATGCCTACCCTTTTTGAATACCCCACTAATCTAGATTACATCATCGGCGTGTTTGATTTGCGCTCCACGATCATTCCGCTTATAGACTTGGCTAAATGGATAGGGATTGTCCCGGATAAAAGCAAGGAAAACGAAAAAATCGTCATTATCACTGAATTTAACAACATTAAAATGGGCTTTTTAGTCCATTCGGCTAGGCGTATCAGGCGCATTAGCTGGAAAGATGTGGAGCCTGCATCCTTTAGCGCCTCTAATAGTATCAACAGAGAAAATATCACCGGTACCACGCGCATTGAAAACGACAAAACCCTACTCATTTTGGATTTAGAAAGCATTTTAGACGATTTAAAGCTTAATGAAGACGCTAAAAGCACTAAGGAAGCCACCCCCAAACAGCATTTTGAAGGCGAAGTGTTGTTTTTAGACGATAGCAGAACGGCGAGAAAAACCTTAAAAAACCATTTGAGTAAATTGGGTTTTAGCATCACGGAAGCTGTGGATGGGGAAGACGGGTTGAACAAATTAGAAATGTTATTCAAAAAATACGGGGACGATTTGAGAAAGCATTTGAAATTCATTATTTCAGATGTTGAAATGCCTAAAATGGATGGCTATCATTTCTTATTCAAGCTCCAAAAAGACCCTAGGTTTGCTTATATTCCTGTGATTTTTAATTCTTCTATTTGCGATAATTACAGCGCTGAAAGGGCTAAAGAAATGGGGGCTGTAGCGTATTTAGTCAAGTTTGACGCAGAGAAATTCACCGAAGAAATTTCTAAGATTTTAGACAAGAATGCGTAA
- a CDS encoding primosomal protein N': MFYHLIAPLKNKTPPLTYFSKERHLKGALVNIPLRNKTLLGVVLEEVSKPSFECLELEKTPYFLLPFQMELAIFIAQYYSANLSSVLSLFAPFKECDLVGLEKIEPVLNILSQTQTNALKELQKHPASLLFGDTGSGKTEIYMHSIAQILEQEKSALLLVPEIALTPQMQQRLKRVFKENLGLWHSKLSQNQKKQFLEKLYSQEIKLVVGTRSALFLPLKELGLIIVDEEHDFSYKSHQSPMYNARDLCLYLSHKFPIQVILGSATPSLSSYKRFKDKALVRLKGRYTPTQKNIIFEKTERFITPKLLEALQQVIDKNEQAIIFVPTRANFKTLLCQNCYKSVQCPFCSVNMSLHLKTNKLMCHYCHFSSPIPKICNACQSEVLVGKRIGTMQVLNELEGLLKGAKIAILDKDHTSTPKKLHNILNDFNAQKTNILIGTQMISKGHDYAKVSLAVVLGIDNIIKSNSYRALEEGVSLLYQIAGRSARQISGQVFIQSTETDLLKNFLEDYEDFLQYELQERCELYPPFSRLCLLEFKHKNEEKAQQLSLKASQTLSLCLEKGVTLSSFKAPIEKIASSYRYLILLRSKNPLSLIKSVHAFLKTAPNIPCSVNMDPMDIF; the protein is encoded by the coding sequence ATGTTCTATCACTTGATCGCTCCTTTAAAAAATAAAACCCCTCCTTTAACTTACTTTTCTAAAGAGCGACACCTTAAAGGGGCGTTAGTCAATATCCCTTTAAGGAATAAAACGCTTTTGGGCGTCGTTCTTGAAGAAGTTTCAAAACCCTCTTTTGAATGCCTAGAGCTAGAAAAAACCCCTTATTTTTTACTCCCTTTTCAAATGGAGCTCGCTATTTTTATCGCTCAATATTACTCGGCTAATCTTTCTTCAGTCTTAAGCCTTTTTGCCCCTTTTAAAGAATGCGATTTAGTGGGGTTAGAAAAAATTGAGCCTGTTCTTAATATATTAAGCCAAACGCAAACCAACGCTTTAAAAGAATTGCAAAAACATCCAGCAAGCTTGCTCTTTGGCGATACGGGTAGCGGTAAAACCGAGATTTATATGCATTCAATCGCTCAAATTTTAGAGCAAGAAAAAAGCGCTTTATTGTTAGTGCCAGAAATCGCCCTCACCCCTCAAATGCAACAACGCCTTAAAAGGGTCTTTAAAGAAAATTTAGGCTTGTGGCATAGCAAACTCTCTCAAAATCAAAAAAAGCAATTTTTAGAAAAGCTTTATTCGCAAGAAATCAAATTAGTGGTAGGCACACGAAGCGCGTTGTTTTTACCCCTTAAAGAGCTGGGTTTAATCATTGTAGATGAAGAGCATGACTTTTCTTATAAATCCCATCAAAGCCCTATGTATAATGCTAGGGATTTATGCTTGTATTTATCCCATAAATTCCCTATTCAAGTGATTTTAGGCTCTGCTACGCCAAGTTTGAGTAGTTATAAACGCTTTAAAGATAAGGCTTTAGTGCGTTTAAAGGGGCGCTACACCCCCACGCAAAAAAACATTATTTTTGAAAAAACCGAGCGTTTTATCACGCCCAAACTCCTAGAAGCGCTGCAACAAGTGATAGACAAAAACGAGCAAGCCATTATTTTTGTGCCTACAAGGGCTAATTTTAAAACCTTGCTGTGCCAAAATTGCTACAAAAGCGTTCAATGCCCCTTTTGCAGCGTGAATATGAGTTTGCATTTAAAAACCAACAAACTCATGTGCCATTATTGCCATTTTTCAAGCCCTATCCCTAAAATTTGCAACGCATGCCAAAGCGAAGTTTTAGTGGGTAAAAGGATAGGCACCATGCAAGTGTTGAACGAGTTAGAAGGCCTTTTGAAAGGCGCTAAAATAGCGATCTTAGATAAAGATCACACCAGCACGCCCAAAAAACTCCACAATATTTTAAACGATTTCAACGCTCAAAAAACCAATATCTTAATCGGCACTCAAATGATAAGCAAGGGGCATGATTACGCTAAAGTGAGTTTAGCGGTTGTTTTAGGCATAGACAATATCATCAAATCCAATAGTTATAGGGCTTTAGAAGAAGGCGTGTCGTTACTCTATCAAATCGCTGGGAGGAGCGCTAGGCAAATTTCTGGCCAAGTGTTCATTCAAAGCACCGAAACCGATCTATTAAAAAATTTCTTAGAAGATTATGAAGATTTTTTACAATACGAATTGCAAGAAAGGTGCGAACTCTACCCGCCTTTTTCAAGGCTGTGTTTGTTGGAGTTTAAGCATAAAAACGAAGAAAAGGCCCAACAATTGAGCCTAAAAGCCTCTCAAACCCTTTCTTTGTGTTTAGAAAAGGGCGTAACGCTCTCCAGCTTTAAAGCCCCCATTGAAAAAATCGCCTCTTCTTACCGCTACCTGATTTTATTGCGTTCCAAAAACCCTTTAAGCCTAATCAAAAGCGTGCATGCGTTTTTAAAAACCGCCCCTAATATCCCTTGCAGCGTAAACATGGATCCTATGGATATTTTTTAA
- a CDS encoding SPOR domain-containing protein, giving the protein MQKSILKITLLLVFLFLRNAVGLEDKKADPKSVQNTPKNLPPIQLRLNEVHEELIEMLENMGKGTQYEFPKIKEILEQSEEEWLKVAHEECVALVMLISPKASIESSPIYRNCYEAYVKQRIHDLYDFYKESKKVKRKIKKAHKQETAINQSHPLKKEPPKSENKKSLVKPSLKDASVPKGYYLQIGAFLNAPSKDFLQTLKTFPYQIKKKDSLTHYLIGPYKTKEEALKQLENATKSFKNKPVLVEK; this is encoded by the coding sequence ATGCAAAAAAGTATATTAAAAATAACTCTGTTGTTGGTTTTCCTCTTTTTAAGAAACGCTGTTGGTTTAGAGGATAAAAAAGCGGATCCTAAAAGCGTTCAAAATACGCCCAAAAATTTACCCCCTATCCAATTAAGGCTCAATGAAGTCCATGAAGAACTTATAGAGATGTTAGAAAATATGGGGAAAGGCACGCAGTATGAGTTCCCTAAAATCAAAGAAATCCTAGAACAAAGCGAAGAAGAATGGCTCAAAGTCGCCCATGAAGAATGCGTGGCGTTGGTTATGTTAATAAGCCCTAAAGCTTCTATTGAAAGTAGCCCGATTTATAGGAATTGCTATGAAGCTTATGTGAAGCAAAGAATCCATGATTTATATGATTTTTATAAAGAAAGCAAAAAGGTGAAAAGAAAAATCAAAAAAGCCCATAAGCAAGAGACCGCTATTAATCAATCCCATCCCTTAAAAAAAGAACCGCCTAAAAGCGAGAATAAAAAGAGCTTAGTAAAACCTAGCTTAAAAGATGCGAGTGTCCCTAAAGGGTATTACTTGCAAATTGGGGCTTTTTTGAACGCGCCCAGTAAGGATTTTTTGCAAACGCTCAAAACTTTCCCTTACCAAATAAAGAAAAAAGACTCCCTCACGCATTATTTGATTGGCCCTTATAAAACGAAAGAAGAAGCCCTAAAACAGCTTGAAAATGCAACTAAAAGCTTTAAAAATAAGCCCGTGTTGGTGGAAAAATAG
- a CDS encoding superoxide dismutase, translating to MFTLRELPFAKDSMGDFLSPVAFDFHHGKHHQAYVNNLNNLIKGTDFEKSSLFAILTKSSGGVFNNAAQIYNHDFYWDCLSPKATALSDELKGALEKDFGSLEKFKEDFIKSATTLFGSGWNWAAYNLDTQKIEIIQTSNAQTPVTDKKVPLLVVDVWEHAYYIDHKNARPVYLEKFYGHINWHFVSQCYEWAKKEGLGSVDYYINELVHKKA from the coding sequence ATGTTTACATTACGAGAGTTGCCTTTTGCTAAAGACAGCATGGGAGATTTTTTAAGCCCTGTAGCGTTTGATTTCCACCATGGGAAACACCATCAAGCTTATGTGAATAATTTGAATAACTTAATCAAAGGCACGGATTTTGAGAAAAGTTCTTTGTTCGCTATTTTGACAAAATCTAGCGGAGGCGTGTTTAATAACGCCGCTCAAATTTATAACCACGATTTTTATTGGGATTGCCTAAGCCCCAAAGCGACTGCTTTAAGCGATGAGTTAAAAGGGGCTTTAGAAAAAGATTTTGGCTCACTAGAAAAATTTAAAGAAGACTTCATTAAGAGTGCGACCACTCTGTTTGGCTCTGGTTGGAATTGGGCAGCGTATAATTTAGACACTCAAAAAATTGAAATCATTCAAACCAGCAACGCACAAACCCCGGTTACGGATAAAAAAGTGCCGCTTTTAGTGGTAGATGTGTGGGAGCATGCTTATTACATTGATCACAAAAACGCGCGCCCTGTGTATTTGGAAAAATTCTATGGGCATATCAATTGGCATTTTGTTTCTCAATGCTATGAGTGGGCGAAAAAAGAAGGCTTAGGCTCAGTGGATTATTACATCAATGAGTTGGTGCATAAAAAAGCTTAA
- a CDS encoding YggS family pyridoxal phosphate-dependent enzyme, giving the protein MTDYSQRIDTLIAKIEKARIAYSRHHIVKIVAVSKNASLEAIQHYYNCSQRAFGENKVQDLKIKMHSLEHLPLEWHMIGSLQENKINALLSLKPALLHSLDSLKLALKIEKRCEMLGVNLNALLQVNSAYEESKSGVMPEETLEVYSQISETCKHLKLKGLMCIGAHADDEKEIEKSFITTKKLFDRLKNASVLSMGMSDDFELAIACGANLLRIGSFLFKE; this is encoded by the coding sequence ATGACAGATTATAGCCAAAGGATTGATACCCTCATCGCAAAAATAGAAAAGGCTCGCATCGCCTATTCAAGGCACCACATTGTAAAAATCGTGGCTGTTTCAAAAAACGCTTCCTTAGAAGCCATTCAACATTACTATAACTGCTCTCAAAGGGCTTTTGGAGAAAATAAAGTTCAAGATTTAAAAATTAAAATGCATTCTTTAGAGCATTTACCCCTTGAATGGCACATGATAGGCTCTTTGCAAGAAAATAAAATCAATGCGCTTTTGAGTTTAAAACCCGCTCTTTTGCATTCTTTAGACTCCTTAAAACTCGCTTTGAAAATAGAAAAGCGTTGCGAAATGTTGGGCGTCAATTTAAACGCTCTTTTACAGGTTAATAGCGCGTATGAGGAAAGTAAAAGCGGGGTAATGCCTGAAGAAACGCTAGAAGTTTATTCTCAAATCAGTGAAACTTGCAAGCACCTCAAGCTTAAGGGGCTTATGTGTATAGGGGCTCATGCTGATGATGAAAAGGAAATTGAAAAATCCTTTATTACCACCAAAAAGCTTTTTGACCGATTAAAGAATGCGAGCGTTCTTTCAATGGGCATGAGCGATGATTTTGAATTGGCGATTGCTTGCGGGGCTAATCTTTTAAGGATTGGCTCTTTTTTATTTAAAGAGTAA
- a CDS encoding UDP-2,3-diacylglucosamine diphosphatase: MLESYALKSGAVFISDAHFLPKSPHLINTLKELLSAKPPQVFFMGDIFHVLVGYLPLDKEQQKIIDLIHALSEISQVFYFEGNHDFSMRFVFNSKVVVFERQNQPVLFQHDNKRFLLAHGDLFITKAYEFYITQLTSTWARFFITFLNLLSFKTLYPFLKKRIYQKPIRLWELEPKELQSFIEKRLKAYQNYIKDLNIDSIDGIIEGHFHLKSGVKIPLNAPIYCPLPSFYYEQSLFKVSSSILEPSQDKDA; this comes from the coding sequence ATGCTAGAATCTTATGCGCTTAAAAGTGGGGCTGTTTTTATCTCTGATGCGCATTTTTTGCCTAAAAGCCCTCATTTGATCAATACGCTTAAAGAACTTTTAAGCGCCAAACCCCCACAAGTCTTTTTCATGGGCGATATTTTCCATGTTCTTGTGGGCTATTTACCCCTAGATAAAGAGCAGCAAAAAATCATTGATCTAATCCATGCGTTAAGCGAAATTTCACAAGTCTTTTATTTTGAAGGCAATCATGATTTTTCCATGCGTTTTGTGTTCAATTCTAAAGTGGTGGTTTTTGAGCGCCAAAACCAGCCCGTATTATTCCAACATGATAACAAACGCTTTTTACTAGCCCATGGGGATTTATTCATCACTAAAGCGTATGAATTTTACATCACGCAACTCACTTCCACTTGGGCCAGATTTTTTATAACTTTTTTAAATTTATTAAGTTTTAAAACCTTATACCCTTTTTTGAAAAAACGCATCTATCAAAAACCCATCCGCCTTTGGGAATTAGAGCCAAAAGAGTTGCAATCTTTTATTGAAAAGCGCCTAAAAGCCTATCAAAACTATATTAAAGATCTCAACATTGATAGCATTGACGGCATTATAGAGGGGCATTTTCATCTCAAAAGCGGTGTAAAAATCCCCTTGAATGCGCCGATTTATTGCCCACTGCCTTCCTTTTATTACGAACAAAGTCTTTTTAAGGTATCATCAAGCATTTTAGAACCATCTCAAGATAAGGACGCCTAA
- a CDS encoding thiol peroxidase → MQKVTFKEETYQLEGKALKVGDKAPDVKLVNGDLQEVSLLKPGVRFQVVSALPSLTGSVCLLQAKHFNEQASKLPSVSFSVISMDLPFSQGQICGTEGIKDLRILSDFRYKAFGENYGVLLGKGSLQGLLARSVFVLDDKGVVIYKEIVQNILEEPDYEALLKVLE, encoded by the coding sequence ATGCAAAAAGTTACTTTTAAAGAAGAGACATACCAATTAGAAGGGAAAGCCTTAAAAGTGGGCGATAAAGCCCCTGATGTGAAATTGGTCAATGGCGATTTGCAAGAAGTCAGTTTATTGAAGCCAGGCGTGCGTTTTCAAGTCGTTAGCGCGCTTCCTAGTTTAACTGGATCGGTTTGTTTGCTCCAAGCCAAACACTTCAATGAGCAAGCTAGCAAATTGCCTTCTGTGAGTTTTAGCGTTATTTCTATGGACTTACCTTTTTCTCAAGGACAAATTTGCGGCACTGAAGGCATTAAGGACTTAAGAATCTTAAGCGATTTTAGGTATAAGGCTTTTGGGGAAAATTACGGCGTGCTGTTAGGCAAAGGCTCTTTGCAAGGCTTACTCGCTCGATCAGTGTTTGTTCTTGATGATAAGGGAGTGGTTATCTATAAAGAAATCGTTCAAAACATTTTAGAAGAGCCTGATTATGAAGCGCTTTTAAAAGTGTTGGAATAG
- a CDS encoding DUF904 domain-containing protein: protein MMQSLSLLNQLGAKIDELIEKIQKQEEELNALRQANTTLNAQNEEKDIQIAILYDELSAKDKGIQGLYDKISDLLS, encoded by the coding sequence ATGATGCAATCTTTAAGTTTATTAAACCAGTTGGGCGCTAAAATTGATGAGTTGATTGAAAAAATCCAAAAACAAGAAGAAGAGTTGAACGCTCTACGCCAAGCAAACACCACGCTGAATGCGCAAAATGAAGAAAAAGACATTCAAATCGCTATTTTATACGATGAATTGAGCGCTAAAGATAAGGGTATTCAAGGTCTTTATGACAAAATCTCTGATTTATTGTCATAA
- a CDS encoding chemotaxis protein CheW encodes MSNQLKDLFERQKEASAGSKQEDNEEVLQFIGFIIGDEEYAIPILNILEIVKPIGYTRVPETPNYVLGVFNLRGNVFPLISLRLKFGLKAEKQNKDTRYLVVRHNDQIAGFFIDRLTEAIRIKQTDIDPVPETLSDNNNLTYGIGKQNDRLVTILRVEEILKKDF; translated from the coding sequence GTGAGCAACCAATTAAAAGATTTATTTGAAAGACAAAAAGAAGCTAGTGCAGGCTCTAAACAAGAAGACAATGAAGAGGTTTTGCAATTCATTGGCTTTATTATTGGCGATGAAGAATACGCCATTCCCATTTTGAATATTTTAGAAATCGTCAAACCCATTGGTTACACGCGAGTCCCTGAAACCCCAAACTATGTGCTTGGCGTGTTCAACTTAAGGGGTAATGTCTTCCCGTTGATTAGCCTGCGTTTAAAATTCGGGTTGAAAGCTGAAAAGCAAAACAAAGACACTCGTTATTTGGTGGTGCGCCATAACGATCAGATCGCTGGGTTTTTCATTGATCGCTTAACTGAAGCCATTCGCATCAAGCAAACGGATATTGATCCGGTGCCAGAGACTTTGAGCGATAACAATAATTTAACTTATGGCATTGGGAAACAAAACGATAGACTCGTAACCATTTTAAGAGTGGAAGAAATCTTAAAGAAAGACTTCTAA
- a CDS encoding hybrid sensor histidine kinase/response regulator, translating to MDDLQEIMEDFLIEAFEMNEQLDQDLVELEHNPEDLDLLNRIFRVAHTIKGSSSFLNLNILTHLTHNMEDVLNRARKGEIKITPDIMDVVLRSIDLMKTLLVTIRDTGSDTNNGKENEIEEAVKQLQAITSQNLEGAKETLGAKETPKEEAKEEIKEKAKEENKENKAKTPTAENPASDNPLADEPDLDYANMSAEEVEAEIERLLNKRQEADKERRAQKKQEDQAKPKQEVTPTKEDPKTETQKAPKTETKAKAKADTEENKAPSIGVEQTVRVDVRRLDHLMNLIGELVLGKNRLIRIYSDVEERYDGEKFLEELNQVVSSISAVTTDLQLAVMKTRMQPVGKVFNKFPRMVRDLSRELGKSIELIIEGEETELDKSIVEEIGDPLIHIIRNSCDHGIEPLEERRRLNKPETGKVQLSAYNEGNHIVIKISDDGKGLDPVMLKEKAIEKGVISERDAEGMSDREAFNLIFKPGFSTAKVVSNVSGRGVGMDVVKTNIEKLNGIIEIDSEVGVGTTQKLKIPLTLAIIQALLVGVQEEYYAIPLSSVLETVRISQDEIYTVDGKSVLRLRDEVLSLVRLSDIFKVDAILESKSDVYVVIIGLADQKIGVIVDYLIGQEEVVIKSLGYYLKNTRGIAGATVRGDGKITLIVDVGAMMDMAKSIKVNIATLMNESENTKSKNSPSDYIVLAIDDSSTDRAIIRKCLKPLGITLLEATNGLEGLEMLKNGDKIPDAILVDIEMPKMDGYTFASEVRKYNKFKNLPLIAVTSRVTKTDRMRGVESGMTEYITKPYSGEYLTTVVKRSIKLEGDQS from the coding sequence ATGGATGATTTGCAAGAAATAATGGAAGACTTTTTGATTGAAGCCTTTGAAATGAACGAGCAGTTGGATCAGGATTTAGTGGAATTAGAGCATAACCCTGAAGATTTGGACTTGCTCAATCGCATTTTTAGAGTCGCCCACACCATTAAAGGCTCTAGCTCGTTTTTGAATCTTAATATCCTCACGCACCTCACGCACAACATGGAAGATGTCTTAAATCGTGCCAGAAAGGGCGAAATTAAAATCACGCCGGATATTATGGATGTCGTGTTGCGCTCCATTGATTTGATGAAAACCTTACTCGTAACGATTAGAGATACCGGATCAGATACTAATAACGGCAAGGAAAACGAGATTGAAGAAGCGGTCAAACAGCTTCAAGCTATCACAAGCCAAAATCTAGAGGGCGCTAAAGAAACTTTAGGGGCTAAAGAAACCCCAAAAGAAGAAGCGAAAGAAGAAATTAAAGAAAAAGCGAAAGAAGAAAATAAAGAAAACAAGGCAAAAACCCCTACTGCAGAAAATCCCGCAAGCGATAACCCGCTAGCCGATGAGCCGGATTTGGATTATGCTAACATGAGCGCTGAAGAAGTGGAAGCGGAAATTGAACGCCTGCTTAACAAGCGCCAAGAGGCCGATAAAGAACGAAGAGCCCAAAAAAAACAAGAAGATCAAGCCAAACCTAAACAAGAAGTTACCCCAACAAAAGAAGACCCCAAAACAGAAACCCAAAAAGCCCCTAAAACAGAAACTAAAGCTAAGGCTAAAGCCGATACTGAAGAAAATAAAGCCCCCTCTATTGGCGTGGAGCAAACCGTTAGAGTGGATGTGCGCCGCTTGGATCACTTAATGAATCTAATCGGTGAGCTTGTTTTAGGAAAGAATCGCTTGATCAGGATTTATAGCGATGTGGAAGAACGCTATGATGGGGAAAAGTTTTTAGAGGAATTAAACCAGGTGGTTTCTTCTATTTCAGCGGTAACGACAGACTTGCAGCTTGCGGTGATGAAAACCCGGATGCAACCAGTGGGCAAAGTGTTCAATAAATTCCCTCGCATGGTAAGGGATTTGAGCCGGGAATTAGGCAAGAGCATTGAATTAATCATTGAGGGCGAAGAAACCGAATTAGACAAATCCATTGTAGAAGAGATTGGCGATCCGCTCATTCACATTATCCGCAACTCATGCGATCATGGGATTGAGCCTTTAGAAGAAAGAAGAAGGCTTAACAAGCCTGAAACCGGTAAAGTGCAATTGAGCGCGTATAATGAGGGCAATCACATTGTGATCAAAATCTCTGATGATGGCAAGGGATTAGATCCTGTGATGCTTAAAGAAAAAGCGATTGAAAAAGGGGTGATTAGCGAAAGAGACGCTGAAGGCATGAGCGATAGGGAAGCGTTTAATCTCATTTTCAAGCCAGGCTTTTCTACCGCAAAAGTCGTTTCCAATGTCTCAGGCAGAGGCGTGGGCATGGATGTGGTGAAAACCAATATTGAAAAGCTCAATGGGATCATTGAAATTGATTCAGAAGTGGGGGTAGGCACGACTCAAAAGCTTAAAATCCCTCTCACTTTGGCTATCATTCAAGCTTTACTCGTGGGCGTTCAAGAAGAATATTACGCTATCCCGCTTTCTTCAGTTTTAGAAACCGTGCGCATCAGCCAGGATGAAATCTACACCGTTGATGGCAAGAGCGTGTTGCGCTTGAGAGATGAGGTGCTTTCTTTGGTGCGCCTTTCTGATATTTTTAAAGTGGATGCTATTTTGGAATCCAAATCAGATGTGTATGTGGTCATCATTGGCTTAGCCGATCAAAAAATTGGCGTGATCGTGGATTATTTGATCGGTCAAGAAGAAGTGGTCATTAAATCTTTAGGTTACTACCTTAAAAACACTAGAGGCATTGCCGGCGCTACGGTGAGAGGCGATGGGAAAATCACCCTTATTGTAGATGTGGGGGCGATGATGGATATGGCAAAAAGCATCAAGGTCAATATCGCTACCTTGATGAATGAATCCGAAAACACCAAGAGCAAAAATTCTCCTAGCGATTATATTGTCTTAGCGATTGATGACAGCAGCACGGACAGAGCGATTATCCGCAAATGTTTAAAACCATTAGGCATCACGCTTTTAGAAGCCACTAACGGGTTAGAAGGCTTAGAAATGCTTAAAAATGGCGATAAGATTCCGGACGCTATTTTAGTGGATATTGAAATGCCTAAAATGGACGGCTACACTTTCGCTTCTGAAGTGCGTAAATACAATAAATTTAAAAACCTGCCTTTGATCGCAGTAACCAGTCGGGTAACTAAAACCGATAGGATGCGCGGCGTTGAATCCGGCATGACTGAATACATCACCAAACCTTATAGCGGTGAGTATTTAACCACCGTAGTGAAGCGCAGTATTAAATTAGAAGGAGACCAATCGTGA